A region from the Triticum aestivum cultivar Chinese Spring chromosome 3D, IWGSC CS RefSeq v2.1, whole genome shotgun sequence genome encodes:
- the LOC123073870 gene encoding uncharacterized protein has translation MAPRAVPVRPSALAGAPRSGHPDWALLNKAGRISDDRNETTAECRTAEGQAVEVSFCLADPPAVSHFSVHCPGLEGDDYSDTQPLLICAEGPFVLFCVTLNVPERGSVHHFVYSARGPSSKRPSLHLLPEPDAQIQAFQAQQFGILPCGGGHFAVAFLDRVRPINCWRYHAYVFSSTTRAWSRTKPTMPPDLSQSDQVLLDRHRSCKQITVGASSLGWVDLLGGVLLLCNLFDKHPAIEYIPFPASRVPLADEDGVADIVAAAEHLCEDCCGHLISYIRRDLIKYIPFPASGVPLADEDGDADRAARHFCDGCCGMNYIPLLASRVPLADQDGVAGIAAEHLYDVSCCGDLIKFVQIDFDKPDYGSSGVAWKATTWNRKLSWCAWRDGHTVDVAEISVDTNRYSALLPELLNDETKQLELKNLIFINPTLSIQDDHLLYIRAKVKAQDDTSWVLALDMKHASLNALAPVSTQPFCGVSVTMYSPCAFPKYYLHNMPAEADMAKPVVRHVYVTADKRSRRRQQRILNPNSSRRNPVARAEQAGGHERASVLEFLLLHRRNINFFVFIVVPIMAKVLSYIYS, from the exons ATGGCGCCCCGCGCCGTTCCCGTCCGGCCCTCCGCCCTGGCGGGCGCCCCGCGCTCCGGCCACCCCGACTGGGCCTTACTCAACAAGGCGGGCCGCATCTCCGACGACCGGAACGAGACCACCGCCGAGTGCCGCACGGCGGAGGGCCAGGCCGTCGAGGTGTCCTTCTGCCTCGCCGACCCGCCGGCCGTCTCCCACTTCTCCGTCCACTGCCCCGGCCTCGAAGGCGACGACTACTCCGACACCCAGCCCCTGCTCATCTGCGCCGAGGGACCCTTCGTGCTCTTCTGCGTCACCCTCAACGTCCCCGAGCGGGGCTCCGTccaccacttcgtctactccgccCGCGGCCCGTCCAGTAAGCGCCCGTCGCTGCACCTGCTTCCCGAACCGGACGCTCAGATCCAAGCCTTCCAGGCCCAGCAGTTTGGCATCTTGCCCTGCGGCGGCGGCCACTTCGCCGTGGCTTTCCTCGATCGGGTTCGCCCTATCAACTGCTGGAGGTATCACGCCTACGTCTTCTCCTCCACCACACGGGCATGGAGCAGAACCAAGCCGACTATGCCGCCGGACTTGTCCCAGTCCGACCAAGTGTTGCTCGATAGACATCGCAGCTGCAAACAGATAACTGTCGGAGCAAGCTCGCTGGGCTGGGTTGATCTCTTGGGCGGCGTACTGCTACTCTGCAACCTCTTCGACAAGCATCCCGCCATCGAGTACATCCCGTTCCCCGCGTCCAGGGTTCCTCTCGCCGACGAGGACGGTGTCGCGGACATTGTTGCTGCTGCAGAGCACTTATGCGAAGACTGCTGCGGCCACCTGATTAGCTACATCCGCAGAGACCTGATCAAGTACATCCCGTTCCCCGCATCCGGGGTTCCCCTCGCCGACGAGGACGGTGACGCGGACAGGGCTGCGAGGCACTTCTGCGATGGCTGCTGCGGGATGAACTACATCCCGTTACTCGCGTCCAGGGTTCCCCTCGCCGACCAGGACGGTGTCGCGGGCATCGCTGCGGAGCACTTATACGACGTCTCCTGCTGCGGCGATCTGATCAAGTTTGTCCAGATAGATTTTGATAAACCTGATTACGGAAGCAGTGGTGTAGCTTGGAAAGCCACCACATGGAACAGGAAGCTCTCTTGGTGTGCTTGGCGCGACGGCCACACGGTTGATGTCGCTGAAATCTCGGTCGACACGAATCGTTATTCCGCTCTATTGCCTGAGCTGCTGAATGATGAGACCAAACAATTGGAACTGAAGAATCTCATTTTCATTAACCCCACCCTGAGCATCCAAGATGACCATCTTCTCTACATAAGGGCCAAGGTAAAGGCTCAAGATGACACGTCATGGGTCCTCGCTCTTGACATGAAACATGCCTCTCTCAACGCACTAGCCCCAGTTTCCACCCAACCCTTCTGTGGCGTTAGCGTTACCATGTACTCTCCATGCGCCTTCCCCAAGTACTACCTCCACAACATGCCAGCAG AGGCAGACATGGCCAAACCAGTGGTCAGGCATGTATACGTCACAGCAGATAAAAGATCTCGCAGGAGGCAGCAACGGATACTCAACCCCAATAGCTCTCGACGGAATCCGGTGGCACGGGCTGAGCAAGCTGGAGGCCACGAGCGAGCTTCAGTTCTTGAATTCCTGCTTCTGCATCGCCGGAACATTAACTTCTTTGTCTTCATAGTAGTACCGATCATGGCAAAAGTGTTGTCTTATATCTACTCTTGA